CTACGATCCCGAGTACGGCGGCTGCACCGGTTGGTCGGCTGGCGGCATGGATGTTGTCTACAGCTTCTGCCTCGACGCGGGCGAGACCTTCTCGGTCACCATGACCACCGATGGTTTCGATGACTCGATCTATCTGGTCACCGATTGCACGGACGTGGTCGGCAGCTGTGTGGCGGGCGACGATGCCTACCCCGACGGCTCCACCTTCGACTACACGGCCGATGCCGACAATCAGTTCTACCTGATCGTCGACGGCTACAGTGGCTCCGGCGAGTACCTGATCGAAGGCTTCAATGGCGGCGACGCCTGCAGCACGCCTTCCGAGGACAGCTCCTGGAGTGAGGTCAAGGCCAGCTACTAGTATTGGAACGGCGGGTAAAGCCGCATTCCTCGCCCCGGGGTTTTCCCCGGGGCTTTTTTTGTTGCAACAGTCCTGCGTAACACCTGCCGTTCCCTATCACTGCAAGAGCACCAGCTTCTGTGTCTCGCTCTTTCCGGCTACCTCCATGCGTAGCAGGTAAACTCCACTGGGAAGCCGCCTGCCGGCATCATCGCGGGCTTGCCAGAGAAGTTCGTGATTGCCGGCATCGAAGGTCTCGTCGGCGACCTGTGCCCGATGACGACCTGCAATATCATAGACGGCAAGGCGCACCCGCTGCTGGCTGTCCACCGTGAAACGCAGGGTTGTTGCCGGGTTGAAGGGGTTCGGGAAAGCCGTTTTCAAAGCGGTGACAAGAGGTGCTGCTTCCACTTGCAGAGTCTCACTGCGCATCAGGATCCAGTCACTGCCCTCTTCGCGAGAATAGAGCCGGTAGTGGAAACTCCCACCTGTCTGAAGTGCAAGGGAACAGTCGTTCGCCTCAAAGATGCCCGGAGCGGTCTCCTGATAGGCGACATCGTAGCTGCCCGCTTCCGAGCTTGCTTCCAGACGAAACTCGGAGGGGTCGCTGAAGGAGGAAGTTTCCCAGTGCGCATTGATACAACCCGCAGAAAGGGACAGGGCAAAGCTGGAGAGGAAGACGGGAGTGTCGTCGCCGCATTGGCGAAGGACGATCTGCAGGCCGGAGGAACCATCAGCGATATAGGCGTAGTTGCCTGAGAGGGCAAGGCCTCGGGCAGAGCCCGGCGTATCGAC
Above is a window of Candidatus Krumholzibacteriia bacterium DNA encoding:
- a CDS encoding T9SS type A sorting domain-containing protein, giving the protein VDTPGSARGLALSGNYAYIADGSSGLQIVLRQCGDDTPVFLSSFALSLSAGCINAHWETSSFSDPSEFRLEASSEAGSYDVAYQETAPGIFEANDCSLALQTGGSFHYRLYSREEGSDWILMRSETLQVEAAPLVTALKTAFPNPFNPATTLRFTVDSQQRVRLAVYDIAGRHRAQVADETFDAGNHELLWQARDDAGRRLPSGVYLLRMEVAGKSETQKLVLLQ